From one Streptomyces sp. NBC_01478 genomic stretch:
- a CDS encoding AraC family transcriptional regulator: MSATNGTGTHVRIGLDTPPRVASLGVGVHGTVSPRDVFRLPDLWQLHLYRYEAELTVDGVAHEIRPGHVSLVPPGALVRFHYRGRSEHLFAHLELPSAGERLTVPVMQDAGTQTPVLTDLMQRAVAAAPRNSARAAAELWTVLWRVADLATPAAGGTTGPHPSFALAVAHIESHLAAQLAVPDVARAAGISHNHLIRLFRAETGTTVVAYIRHRRMERARHLLRESTLSVPAIAAAVGIGDLQAFNKACRRELGASPRAVRARVGGT; this comes from the coding sequence GTGAGCGCGACCAACGGCACGGGAACCCACGTACGGATCGGCCTCGACACCCCACCGCGCGTGGCCAGCCTCGGCGTCGGGGTGCACGGGACGGTGAGTCCACGTGACGTGTTCCGGCTGCCCGACCTCTGGCAGCTCCATCTGTACCGCTACGAGGCGGAGTTGACCGTCGACGGGGTGGCGCACGAGATCAGGCCCGGCCATGTGAGCCTGGTGCCGCCCGGCGCGCTGGTGCGGTTCCACTACCGGGGCCGCTCCGAGCACCTTTTCGCCCACCTCGAACTCCCTTCGGCAGGTGAGCGGTTGACCGTCCCCGTGATGCAGGACGCCGGAACGCAGACGCCCGTGCTGACCGACCTGATGCAGCGGGCCGTCGCGGCGGCGCCGCGCAACTCCGCCCGCGCGGCAGCGGAGTTGTGGACCGTCCTGTGGCGCGTGGCCGACCTCGCGACCCCGGCCGCGGGCGGGACCACCGGTCCCCACCCCTCCTTCGCCCTCGCCGTCGCGCACATCGAGTCGCACCTGGCGGCCCAACTGGCCGTCCCCGACGTGGCCCGCGCGGCCGGCATCTCGCACAACCACCTCATCCGCCTGTTCCGCGCCGAGACCGGCACGACGGTCGTCGCCTACATCCGGCACCGCCGCATGGAACGCGCCCGCCATCTGCTGCGCGAGTCGACCCTGTCCGTCCCCGCGATCGCGGCGGCCGTCGGAATCGGCGACCTCCAGGCCTTCAACAAGGCATGCCGCCGCGAACTGGGCGCTTCACCGAGGGCAGTTCGGGCAAGGGTGGGCGGGACTTGA
- a CDS encoding YkvA family protein, protein MDSTTTVIVIAVVLAVVLLAVAVGVLVRLVRMRRGLRRAGLPTGPKWVFWGAVLYFVLPTDLMPDPVYLDDIAVLLLALRTMRKPLGEQEEGRPGDLG, encoded by the coding sequence GTGGACTCGACCACAACCGTGATCGTCATCGCCGTGGTGCTCGCGGTCGTGCTGCTCGCCGTGGCCGTCGGAGTGCTGGTGCGGCTCGTCCGCATGCGGCGCGGACTGCGCCGCGCAGGCCTTCCGACCGGCCCCAAATGGGTTTTCTGGGGTGCCGTCCTCTACTTCGTGCTGCCCACCGACCTGATGCCCGACCCCGTGTATCTGGACGACATCGCCGTGCTCCTCCTCGCTCTTCGCACCATGCGCAAGCCCCTCGGCGAGCAGGAGGAGGGCCGGCCGGGCGACCTCGGCTGA
- the tgmA gene encoding putative ATP-grasp-modified RiPP, giving the protein MQPFALNYARPAAQLELTTPYSYDSGLQLNVLADGRVAAHDLALLRELGTTTSTAGSKTHFDD; this is encoded by the coding sequence ATGCAACCGTTCGCGCTCAACTACGCTCGCCCGGCAGCACAGTTGGAGCTCACCACTCCGTACAGCTACGACTCCGGACTGCAGTTGAACGTGCTCGCCGACGGACGGGTGGCCGCCCACGATCTCGCGCTGCTGAGAGAACTGGGGACCACGACGTCCACCGCGGGATCGAAGACTCACTTCGACGACTGA
- the tgmB gene encoding ATP-grasp ribosomal peptide maturase, with product MTVLVLTCEEDVTADLVVVHLHASGVPVVRIDPADLTGGVALSGEYVHGAFRGHLSAGGRLVSVSGLRSIWVRRPGTPATRAPQPSAWLTEEASQALYGMLRGCGARWMNHPDAARRARHKPWQLRLAQRSGLPVPATLITTFPQAAREFSRRFPDLVVKPVSGAHPQDPPRAVPTSRVAPDTDFAAVAFGPTLLQRRIAKRADIRLTVVGDRMLAARTATAPDTDPAEVDVRFAAAQPWHPVEVPPRIAEAVLTYLREAELAYGAFDFAEDGDGTWWFLECNQSGQFGFIEAETGQPIARTIAEWLALPAAPEREGLVNGADSTAG from the coding sequence ATGACCGTCCTGGTCCTTACCTGCGAAGAGGACGTCACGGCGGACCTGGTGGTGGTCCACCTGCACGCGTCCGGCGTCCCCGTGGTCCGGATCGATCCCGCCGACCTCACCGGCGGGGTCGCGCTCTCCGGCGAGTACGTCCACGGAGCCTTCCGCGGCCATCTCTCGGCCGGGGGACGGCTGGTGAGCGTGAGCGGACTGCGTTCCATCTGGGTGCGCAGACCCGGCACGCCTGCCACCCGCGCACCCCAGCCCTCCGCGTGGCTGACCGAGGAGGCCTCCCAGGCGCTCTACGGCATGCTCCGCGGCTGTGGCGCCCGCTGGATGAACCACCCCGACGCGGCCCGCCGCGCCCGGCACAAGCCCTGGCAGTTGCGGCTCGCGCAGCGCAGCGGGCTGCCCGTGCCGGCCACTCTCATCACCACGTTCCCGCAGGCCGCCCGCGAGTTCTCGCGCCGCTTCCCGGACCTGGTGGTCAAGCCGGTCTCCGGTGCCCATCCGCAGGATCCGCCCCGGGCGGTGCCGACGAGCCGGGTCGCGCCGGACACCGACTTCGCCGCCGTCGCGTTCGGCCCCACCCTGCTGCAACGCCGGATCGCCAAGCGCGCGGACATCCGGCTCACCGTGGTGGGCGACCGGATGCTCGCCGCCCGTACGGCGACCGCCCCGGACACCGACCCCGCCGAGGTCGACGTCCGGTTCGCCGCCGCGCAGCCCTGGCACCCCGTCGAGGTCCCGCCGCGCATCGCCGAGGCCGTCCTGACCTATCTGCGCGAGGCCGAACTGGCCTACGGCGCCTTCGACTTCGCCGAGGACGGGGACGGCACCTGGTGGTTCCTGGAGTGCAACCAGTCGGGTCAGTTCGGCTTCATCGAGGCAGAGACGGGGCAGCCGATCGCCCGGACCATCGCGGAGTGGCTGGCCCTGCCCGCCGCGCCGGAGCGGGAGGGCCTCGTCAACGGGGCGGACAGCACGGCCGGTTGA
- a CDS encoding serine hydrolase domain-containing protein, with amino-acid sequence MPFPLRLVSLLVATCVGALVPVSPAAADDHSLQRGLDELVAAPDGPPGVIVVLRDGDRQRVLRAGTADVTTGRPLEARDHTRTASTSKAFSGAVALSLVREHRLALDDTIGARLPRLPHAWRKVTLRQLLQHTSGLPDFSQSPQFRSLIAADPHRLFDSRRLLDFVAGEPLGFRPGSQYRYSNSDNIAVALMAEAATGARYEDLLRHDVYRPLGLRDTSLPQGYRMPEPYMHGYAVGGPSGPEDVSETIGMSGVWASGGITSSPRDLSAFIGGYAAGALTTRAAVREQRHWIPGASEPAGPGRNSAGLALFRYDTRCGVVLGHTGNTLGYTQLMAATPDGRRALTFSLTTQVNQAGNAALLRKLRAVEEDAVCALLGANGAEHHS; translated from the coding sequence ATGCCCTTCCCGCTCCGCCTCGTCTCCCTCCTCGTCGCCACCTGTGTCGGCGCTCTCGTGCCCGTCTCGCCCGCCGCGGCCGACGACCACTCCCTCCAGCGCGGCCTCGACGAACTGGTCGCCGCCCCGGACGGCCCGCCCGGCGTGATCGTCGTGCTGCGCGACGGCGACCGGCAGCGCGTCCTGCGCGCCGGCACCGCCGACGTCACCACCGGCCGCCCGCTCGAAGCGCGCGACCACACCCGGACCGCCAGCACCAGCAAGGCCTTCAGCGGGGCGGTGGCCCTGAGCCTCGTACGAGAGCACCGGCTCGCCCTCGACGACACCATCGGCGCCCGGCTGCCCCGGCTGCCCCACGCCTGGCGGAAGGTGACCCTGCGGCAACTGCTCCAACACACCAGCGGGCTCCCGGACTTCAGCCAGAGCCCACAGTTCCGGAGCCTCATCGCGGCCGATCCGCACCGGCTCTTCGACTCGCGGCGCCTGCTCGACTTCGTGGCGGGTGAACCGCTGGGCTTCAGGCCGGGCTCGCAGTACCGGTACTCCAACTCCGACAACATCGCCGTGGCGCTGATGGCCGAGGCGGCGACCGGCGCGCGCTACGAGGACCTGCTGCGGCACGACGTGTACCGGCCGCTGGGGCTGCGCGACACGAGCCTGCCCCAGGGCTACCGGATGCCGGAGCCCTACATGCACGGCTACGCGGTCGGCGGACCGTCCGGACCGGAGGACGTCAGCGAGACCATCGGCATGTCCGGGGTGTGGGCCTCGGGAGGCATCACCTCGTCGCCCCGCGACCTGTCCGCGTTCATCGGCGGCTACGCCGCAGGGGCCCTCACCACACGGGCGGCCGTGCGGGAACAGCGGCACTGGATCCCCGGCGCCTCCGAACCGGCCGGCCCCGGCCGCAACAGCGCAGGACTCGCCCTCTTCCGCTACGACACCCGCTGCGGGGTCGTTCTGGGACATACCGGGAACACCCTTGGTTACACACAGTTGATGGCGGCGACCCCGGACGGCCGGCGGGCGCTCACTTTCTCATTGACAACTCAGGTGAACCAGGCGGGGAACGCCGCTCTGCTGCGCAAGCTGCGCGCGGTCGAGGAGGACGCCGTGTGCGCTCTCCTGGGGGCAAACGGGGCAGAGCACCACTCCTGA
- a CDS encoding SpoIIE family protein phosphatase, producing MDAYGAGDDVTATPGGLLDLLRVAAVVLDAGGYITLWSPEAEQLLGYSPEEALTQRADRLLVSPDDRVRARELFAQVGTGARWAGVFPMLHRDGTERQVEFRTMRLRDSHGQAHLLGLAADATTVRGVERDLATSHSLVRQTPVGIAVFDTELRWVGVNPALERINGVPEAELIGRRVGEVLPDLDVAAIESRMRHVLITGKPLLDQQTVGRTPADLVDRAYSESYHRIEDAQGRVLGLAMAVLDVTEREQAAAEVAQARRRLSVVAEAGVRIGTTLDLQQTARELADVAVPHVADLAAVDVLESVVTDGSITPVTEDAQVEFRALAVAAGYLTDAIHAADPVGELATYGPHRIITQCVREAGPILVARVDPPMMRRIARDGRAAQTLRTAGVHSYLAVPLMARGEVLGTLSLYRTVNERPFDEQDRVLASELAARAAICIDNARLYGRERTTALTLQRSLLPSAPARQEGLDIAARYLPALSEVGGDWYDVLPLGPGRTGLVVGDVMGKGVQAAAIMGQLSTATRALARLDLPPAELLHHLDDLTGSLGDTIATCAYGVVDLGRGTVALSSAGHLPPVLIHPDGAAELLDIPGGVPLGVGGVDFGTVEVGFTTGALLALYSDGLVENRGESIDVGLHALTRLLQSSRRPLEQTSDMLLDALRPEPDDDVALLLVRVTG from the coding sequence ATGGACGCGTACGGTGCCGGGGACGACGTCACGGCGACCCCGGGTGGGCTGCTGGACCTGTTGCGGGTCGCGGCCGTGGTCCTGGATGCCGGCGGGTACATCACCCTGTGGAGTCCGGAGGCGGAGCAGTTGCTCGGCTACTCCCCCGAGGAGGCGCTGACGCAGCGCGCGGACCGGCTGCTGGTGTCGCCCGACGACCGGGTCCGGGCACGTGAGCTGTTCGCCCAGGTCGGTACGGGCGCCCGCTGGGCGGGGGTCTTCCCGATGCTGCACCGGGACGGCACGGAGCGGCAGGTGGAGTTCCGCACGATGCGGCTGCGCGACAGCCACGGTCAGGCGCATCTGCTGGGGCTGGCCGCGGACGCGACGACGGTACGGGGCGTGGAGCGGGACCTGGCCACGTCCCACAGCCTGGTGCGGCAGACACCGGTGGGCATCGCGGTGTTCGACACCGAGCTGCGCTGGGTCGGCGTCAACCCGGCCCTGGAGCGGATCAACGGCGTCCCGGAGGCGGAGCTCATCGGGCGCCGGGTCGGCGAGGTGCTGCCGGATCTGGACGTGGCGGCCATCGAGTCACGCATGCGGCATGTGCTGATCACCGGCAAGCCGCTGCTCGACCAGCAGACCGTGGGCCGGACGCCCGCCGACCTCGTGGACCGGGCGTACTCGGAGTCGTACCACCGCATCGAGGACGCGCAGGGCCGGGTGCTCGGGCTGGCGATGGCCGTCCTGGACGTGACCGAGCGGGAGCAGGCGGCGGCCGAGGTCGCGCAGGCGCGCCGGCGGCTGTCCGTCGTGGCGGAGGCCGGGGTGCGGATCGGGACGACGCTGGACCTCCAGCAGACCGCGCGGGAACTGGCCGACGTCGCGGTCCCGCACGTGGCCGACCTGGCCGCCGTGGACGTACTGGAATCGGTCGTCACGGACGGCTCCATCACTCCGGTGACCGAGGACGCGCAGGTCGAGTTCCGGGCGCTGGCCGTCGCCGCCGGCTACCTCACCGACGCGATCCACGCCGCGGACCCGGTGGGCGAACTGGCCACCTACGGCCCCCACCGCATCATCACCCAGTGCGTCCGCGAGGCCGGCCCGATCCTGGTCGCGCGGGTGGACCCGCCGATGATGCGTCGCATCGCCCGGGACGGACGCGCCGCCCAGACCCTGCGCACGGCGGGCGTCCACTCCTACCTGGCCGTCCCGCTGATGGCCCGCGGCGAGGTCCTGGGCACGCTGAGCCTCTACCGCACCGTCAACGAGCGCCCCTTCGACGAACAGGACCGCGTCCTCGCCTCGGAACTCGCCGCGCGCGCCGCGATCTGCATCGACAACGCCCGCCTCTACGGCCGCGAGCGCACCACCGCGCTGACCCTCCAGCGCAGCCTGCTGCCATCGGCACCGGCCCGGCAGGAGGGGCTCGACATCGCCGCCCGCTATCTCCCGGCGCTGAGCGAGGTCGGGGGCGACTGGTACGACGTGCTGCCGCTGGGGCCGGGCCGCACGGGTCTGGTCGTCGGCGACGTGATGGGCAAGGGTGTCCAAGCCGCCGCCATCATGGGGCAGTTGAGCACCGCGACCCGCGCGCTGGCCCGGCTCGACCTGCCGCCGGCGGAGCTGCTGCACCACCTCGACGACCTCACCGGCTCCCTCGGAGACACGATCGCCACGTGCGCGTACGGCGTCGTCGACCTCGGGCGCGGCACCGTCGCGCTGTCCAGCGCGGGGCATCTGCCGCCCGTCCTGATCCACCCGGACGGCGCCGCGGAACTCCTCGACATTCCCGGCGGAGTCCCGCTCGGCGTCGGCGGGGTGGACTTCGGGACCGTCGAAGTCGGCTTCACCACAGGCGCGTTGCTCGCCCTCTACTCCGACGGGCTGGTGGAGAACCGCGGTGAGTCGATCGACGTGGGACTGCACGCGCTGACAAGGCTGTTGCAGAGTTCCCGGCGCCCGCTGGAGCAGACGAGCGACATGCTCCTCGACGCGCTGCGCCCGGAACCCGACGACGACGTGGCGCTCCTCCTGGTCCGGGTCACGGGCTGA
- a CDS encoding GlxA family transcriptional regulator, giving the protein MHNVAILVLDHVVPFDMATPMEVFGRTRLPDGRNAYRVRVCGETPDVRTDGFTLRVDHGLEALADADTVIVPGRSEQAAPPSARVLAALREAAAAGTRIVSICVGAFVLAEAGLLDGLRATTHWVAADALARAYPLVEVQPDVLYVDNGQILTSAGAAAGLDLCLHLIRRDYGSAVAADAARLSVMPLEREGGQAQFIVHRHPPIPQGSTLEPLLRWIEDNLSHEVTLGALATRSGMSERTFSRRFREQTGSTPLQWLLRARVRRAQYLLENSDHTIERIAQQAGFGSPTAFRERFRRVVGTSPQAYRSAFHGRTVPEAAFS; this is encoded by the coding sequence ATGCACAACGTCGCGATTCTGGTTCTCGATCATGTGGTGCCGTTCGACATGGCGACACCGATGGAGGTGTTCGGCCGTACCCGGCTGCCGGACGGGCGGAACGCCTACCGGGTGCGGGTGTGCGGCGAGACGCCGGACGTGCGGACGGACGGGTTCACGCTGCGGGTCGACCACGGGCTGGAAGCGCTGGCGGACGCCGACACCGTCATCGTCCCGGGCCGCTCGGAGCAGGCCGCGCCGCCCTCCGCGCGGGTGCTGGCGGCACTGCGGGAGGCGGCAGCGGCGGGCACCCGGATCGTGTCCATCTGCGTGGGGGCCTTCGTGCTGGCCGAGGCCGGACTGCTGGACGGGCTGCGGGCCACCACGCACTGGGTGGCGGCCGACGCCTTGGCCCGCGCCTACCCGCTGGTCGAGGTGCAGCCGGACGTGCTGTACGTCGACAACGGGCAGATCCTCACCTCGGCCGGGGCCGCCGCCGGTCTTGACCTGTGTCTGCACCTCATTCGGCGGGACTACGGCTCGGCGGTCGCCGCGGACGCGGCCCGGCTGTCGGTCATGCCGCTCGAACGCGAGGGCGGGCAGGCCCAGTTCATCGTCCACCGGCACCCGCCGATCCCGCAGGGCTCGACCCTCGAACCGCTGCTCCGGTGGATCGAGGACAACCTCTCCCACGAGGTCACCCTGGGCGCGCTGGCGACGCGATCGGGCATGAGCGAGCGGACGTTCAGCCGCCGGTTCCGCGAACAGACGGGCAGCACACCGCTCCAGTGGCTGCTGCGGGCCCGGGTCCGGCGTGCCCAGTACCTGTTGGAGAACAGCGACCACACCATCGAACGCATCGCCCAGCAGGCCGGGTTCGGCTCCCCCACCGCGTTCCGCGAGCGCTTCCGCCGGGTGGTCGGCACGAGCCCGCAGGCGTACCGCTCGGCGTTCCACGGCAGGACGGTTCCCGAAGCGGCGTTCTCCTGA
- a CDS encoding DUF5133 domain-containing protein: MPVPDPKAVRKLLTRYAVLRISQAEKHRPQAAAELNDVSHALCVMTGATGIREAIVKADALLAAARGTRPGAVTDGRAVA; encoded by the coding sequence GTGCCCGTGCCGGACCCGAAGGCCGTCAGGAAACTGCTCACCCGGTATGCGGTACTGCGCATCTCCCAGGCGGAGAAGCACCGTCCGCAGGCGGCGGCCGAGTTGAACGACGTCAGCCACGCCCTCTGCGTGATGACGGGCGCGACCGGTATCCGGGAAGCCATCGTCAAGGCGGACGCCCTGCTCGCGGCGGCGCGCGGCACACGGCCGGGCGCGGTCACGGACGGCCGCGCCGTGGCGTAG
- a CDS encoding ABC transporter ATP-binding protein codes for MASSTEKPLDHRYRDEHPIRTLAYLFRADRRRLALAVAVFTVKHSPIWLLPLITASIIDTVVQHQPVSRLWISTGIILFILLINYPLHVLYVRLLYGSVRRMGTDLRSALCTRMQQLSIGYHSRVSAGVLQAKVVRDVETVEQMVQQTAETGLGAITVLTGGLVIIGFRTPEFVPVFIVVVPVAALLVSRLKARLRTHNEQFRHEVETLSSRVTEMTRLIPVTRAHGLEGKALRRMDGTLRRLLTSGNRLDLLNGRFGSLAWVVLNVVGVMVLSGSALVSYYGVWGVTAGDVVMLSAFLTTLTNSTTTLTTLAPVITKGLESVRSVGEVLQAPELEDNEGKAKVTEVGGAVTFRNVGHTYDEQLRPAVSDFTLTVAPGETVALVGASGAGKSTVLNLVIGFIRPTTGQLLLDGTDMNTLDLRTYRRFVSVVPQESILFDGTIHDNVAYGMDDADEDSVRAALRDANALEFVDKLPQGLETLVGERGARLSGGQRQRLAIARALIRDPKVLVLDEATSALDTRSEALVQQALARLLRGRTTFVVAHRLSTVRSADRIVVMGDGEILEVGTHDELLRRGGAYTALHSGQVA; via the coding sequence ATGGCGTCATCCACGGAGAAACCGCTCGACCACCGCTACCGCGACGAACACCCGATCCGCACCCTCGCCTACCTGTTCCGCGCCGACCGCCGACGACTGGCCCTGGCCGTCGCCGTGTTCACGGTCAAGCACAGCCCCATCTGGCTGCTCCCGCTGATCACCGCGTCCATCATCGACACGGTCGTCCAGCACCAGCCGGTCAGCAGACTCTGGATCAGCACCGGCATCATCCTGTTCATCCTGCTGATCAACTATCCCCTGCACGTCCTCTACGTCCGCCTCCTCTACGGCAGCGTCCGCCGCATGGGCACCGACCTGCGCTCGGCCCTGTGCACCCGCATGCAGCAGCTCTCCATCGGCTACCACTCCCGGGTCAGCGCCGGCGTGCTCCAGGCCAAGGTCGTGCGCGACGTGGAGACGGTCGAGCAGATGGTCCAGCAGACCGCCGAGACCGGCCTCGGCGCGATCACCGTGCTCACCGGCGGACTGGTCATCATCGGCTTCCGCACACCGGAGTTCGTGCCCGTCTTCATCGTCGTCGTACCGGTCGCCGCACTGCTCGTCTCCCGGCTCAAGGCGCGCCTTCGCACCCACAACGAGCAGTTCCGCCACGAGGTCGAGACCCTGTCCTCGCGCGTGACGGAGATGACCCGCCTCATCCCGGTCACCCGCGCCCACGGCCTGGAGGGCAAGGCACTGCGCCGCATGGACGGCACCCTGCGCCGCCTGCTCACCTCCGGAAACCGCCTCGACCTCCTCAACGGCCGCTTCGGCTCACTGGCCTGGGTCGTCCTCAACGTGGTCGGCGTGATGGTCCTCAGCGGCTCGGCCCTGGTGTCGTACTACGGCGTCTGGGGAGTCACCGCAGGCGACGTCGTCATGCTGAGCGCCTTCCTGACCACCCTCACCAACTCCACCACGACCCTCACGACCCTGGCCCCGGTCATCACCAAGGGCCTGGAATCGGTCCGCTCGGTCGGAGAGGTGCTCCAGGCGCCCGAGTTGGAGGACAACGAGGGCAAGGCGAAGGTCACCGAGGTCGGCGGAGCCGTCACCTTCCGGAACGTCGGCCACACCTACGACGAGCAACTCCGGCCCGCCGTCAGCGACTTCACGCTCACCGTCGCACCCGGCGAGACCGTCGCCCTCGTCGGCGCGTCCGGCGCGGGCAAGTCCACGGTCCTCAACCTCGTCATCGGCTTCATCCGCCCCACCACCGGCCAACTCCTGCTCGACGGCACGGACATGAACACCCTCGACCTGCGCACGTACCGCCGCTTCGTCTCGGTCGTCCCCCAGGAGTCGATCCTCTTCGACGGCACGATCCACGACAACGTGGCCTACGGCATGGACGACGCCGACGAGGATTCGGTGCGCGCGGCACTGCGGGACGCCAACGCCCTCGAGTTCGTGGACAAGTTGCCGCAGGGCCTGGAGACCCTGGTCGGCGAGCGCGGGGCCCGGCTGTCCGGCGGTCAGCGTCAACGCCTCGCCATCGCACGGGCGTTGATCCGCGACCCCAAGGTGCTCGTCCTGGACGAGGCGACCTCGGCCCTGGACACCCGCTCGGAGGCGCTCGTCCAGCAGGCCCTCGCCCGGCTGCTGCGCGGCCGTACGACCTTCGTGGTCGCGCACCGGCTGTCCACCGTCCGAAGCGCCGACCGGATCGTGGTGATGGGCGACGGGGAGATCCTGGAGGTCGGCACGCACGACGAACTTCTGCGCCGGGGCGGGGCGTACACGGCCCTGCACAGCGGGCAGGTCGCCTGA
- a CDS encoding aldo/keto reductase — protein METRRIGDVEVGAIGLGGMPMSIEGRPDEARSLATIHAALDAGVTLIDTADAYHLHADEVGHNETLIAKALASHDRGADVLVATKGGHLRPGDGSWTLDGSPEYLKKACEASLRRLGVEAIGLYQFHRPDPRVPYADSVGAVRELLDEGKIRLAGISNADPEQIRLANEILDGRLVSVQNQFSPAFRSSEPELDLCDELGIAFLPWSPLGGIARAGELGSAYAPFARIAEKHGVSPQRVCLAWMLAKSPVVVPIPGASRPETIRDSAAAPELTLSAEEIAELDAV, from the coding sequence ATGGAGACCCGCCGTATCGGTGACGTCGAGGTCGGTGCGATCGGCCTGGGCGGAATGCCCATGTCGATCGAGGGGCGGCCGGACGAGGCACGCTCCCTCGCGACCATCCACGCCGCCCTCGACGCGGGCGTGACGCTGATCGACACCGCGGACGCCTATCACCTGCACGCCGACGAGGTCGGACACAACGAGACCCTGATCGCCAAGGCCCTCGCCTCCCACGACCGGGGCGCGGACGTCCTGGTCGCCACCAAGGGCGGCCATCTCCGCCCGGGGGACGGCAGTTGGACCCTGGACGGCAGCCCCGAGTACCTCAAGAAGGCCTGCGAGGCGTCCCTGCGCCGGCTGGGCGTCGAGGCCATCGGGCTCTACCAGTTCCACCGCCCCGACCCGAGGGTCCCGTACGCGGACTCGGTGGGCGCCGTACGGGAGTTGCTCGACGAGGGCAAGATCCGCCTGGCCGGCATCTCGAACGCGGACCCGGAGCAGATCCGGCTGGCGAACGAGATCCTCGACGGCCGACTGGTCTCCGTGCAGAACCAGTTCTCCCCGGCCTTCCGCTCCAGCGAGCCGGAGTTGGACCTCTGCGACGAACTCGGCATCGCGTTCCTGCCCTGGAGCCCGCTCGGCGGCATCGCCCGCGCCGGTGAACTCGGCTCCGCCTACGCGCCGTTCGCCCGGATCGCCGAGAAGCACGGCGTCAGCCCGCAGCGCGTGTGCCTGGCCTGGATGCTCGCCAAGTCCCCGGTCGTCGTACCGATTCCGGGTGCCAGCCGCCCCGAGACGATCCGCGACTCGGCCGCCGCACCCGAACTGACCCTCTCCGCCGAGGAGATCGCGGAGCTGGACGCCGTCTGA
- a CDS encoding FBP domain-containing protein, protein MRPLTEREIRTAFVNCTKGEAKRLSVPRDLAERPWDDLDFLGWRDPQAPDRAYLAAELDGRLTAVALRATGAASWQARRSMCSLCLTTHTGGVSLMAAAKAGRAGQQGNSVGAYICSDLACPLYVRGKKDAGVGARLPESLTLEEKIRRTVTNLTAFVARIAAH, encoded by the coding sequence ATGAGACCTCTGACCGAGCGGGAGATCCGCACCGCCTTCGTGAACTGCACCAAGGGCGAGGCCAAGCGCCTGTCCGTCCCCCGTGACCTGGCCGAGCGGCCCTGGGACGACCTGGACTTCCTCGGCTGGCGGGACCCCCAGGCCCCCGACCGGGCCTATCTGGCCGCCGAGCTGGACGGCCGCCTCACGGCGGTCGCGCTGCGCGCCACCGGTGCCGCCTCCTGGCAGGCGCGGCGCAGCATGTGTTCGCTCTGCCTGACCACCCACACCGGAGGCGTCTCCCTCATGGCCGCCGCGAAGGCCGGCAGGGCGGGACAGCAGGGCAACTCCGTGGGCGCCTACATATGCAGCGACCTCGCCTGCCCGCTGTACGTGCGCGGCAAGAAGGACGCGGGCGTCGGCGCACGGCTGCCCGAATCACTCACCCTGGAGGAGAAGATCCGACGGACCGTCACCAACCTCACGGCGTTCGTCGCCAGGATCGCCGCGCATTGA
- a CDS encoding TetR/AcrR family transcriptional regulator — protein MARAGLTPERLTLAGAELADEVGFDQVTVSALARRFDVKVASLYSHLKNSQELRTRIALFALEELADRVSDALAGRAGKDALAAFADAYRDYAREHPGRYDAARLRLDPETAAASAGVRHAQMTRAILRGYDLAEPDQTHAVRMLGSVFHGYVSLELAGGFEHSAPDARESWTWIVDSLDTLLRNLAAPRT, from the coding sequence ATGGCCAGAGCAGGACTGACGCCGGAGCGGCTGACCCTGGCGGGGGCGGAGCTGGCCGACGAGGTGGGCTTCGACCAGGTGACCGTCTCGGCGCTCGCCCGACGGTTTGACGTCAAGGTCGCGAGTCTGTACTCACACCTGAAGAACTCCCAGGAACTCCGCACCAGGATCGCCCTGTTCGCCCTGGAGGAACTCGCCGACCGGGTCTCCGACGCCCTGGCCGGACGGGCCGGCAAGGACGCCCTGGCCGCCTTCGCCGACGCCTACCGCGACTACGCCCGGGAGCACCCCGGCCGGTACGACGCGGCACGGCTCCGGCTCGATCCCGAGACGGCGGCCGCCAGCGCGGGGGTACGGCACGCGCAGATGACCCGGGCGATCCTGCGCGGCTACGACCTGGCCGAGCCGGACCAGACCCACGCCGTCCGGATGCTGGGCAGCGTCTTCCACGGCTACGTCAGCCTGGAGCTGGCCGGCGGCTTCGAGCACAGCGCGCCCGACGCGCGGGAGTCCTGGACCTGGATCGTGGATTCCCTCGACACGCTGCTCCGGAACCTGGCCGCGCCCCGGACCTGA